Proteins from one Polynucleobacter wuianus genomic window:
- a CDS encoding aminoglycoside phosphotransferase family protein, whose amino-acid sequence MTDARLNTLHNWLKALQPSWQLDLDTLAPASADASFRRYFRIESQNPDFGTLIIMDAPPQHEPLDSFIKVDLLLTEAGLNVPKILEQNTTEGFLLLNDLGNATYLAELNDQTAKPLYQDATHALIQMQLASKPNVLPNYDEALLQRELDLFPEWYLKKHLNIQLTNIQQEQINTSFELIIANNLAQAKVYVHRDYHSRNLMVTAINNPGVLDFQDAVYGPITYDASSLWRDAYIAWPEERVIDWVINFWEQGRKAGLPMTEDFGQFYRDFEWMGLQRHLKVLGIFARLFHRDGKNGYLKDIPLVLEYAIATANRYIELKPLARILESTRTNQE is encoded by the coding sequence ATGACTGACGCTCGCTTAAACACCCTCCATAACTGGCTAAAAGCCCTCCAGCCTAGCTGGCAATTAGATCTCGATACTTTAGCACCAGCCTCGGCAGATGCCAGCTTTCGCCGCTATTTCAGAATTGAGTCCCAAAACCCAGATTTTGGGACCTTGATCATCATGGATGCGCCTCCGCAACATGAGCCATTAGACTCCTTTATTAAGGTCGATTTATTACTCACTGAGGCAGGCTTAAATGTTCCAAAAATATTGGAACAGAATACAACCGAGGGCTTTCTTTTACTAAATGATCTTGGCAATGCAACCTACCTTGCCGAACTCAATGATCAAACAGCAAAGCCTTTATACCAAGATGCAACTCATGCATTAATACAGATGCAGCTGGCAAGTAAACCGAATGTATTGCCAAACTACGATGAAGCGCTTCTTCAGCGTGAGTTAGATTTATTTCCAGAGTGGTATTTAAAGAAACACCTCAATATTCAACTAACCAACATACAGCAAGAGCAAATTAATACATCCTTCGAACTCATTATTGCGAACAACTTAGCGCAAGCAAAGGTATATGTTCATCGCGACTATCACTCACGCAATCTCATGGTGACTGCAATAAATAATCCAGGTGTATTAGATTTCCAAGATGCAGTGTATGGGCCCATCACCTATGATGCGTCTTCACTATGGCGGGATGCGTACATTGCCTGGCCCGAAGAAAGAGTGATTGATTGGGTTATTAACTTTTGGGAACAAGGTCGTAAAGCTGGCCTACCTATGACAGAGGACTTCGGACAGTTCTATCGGGACTTCGAGTGGATGGGCTTACAGCGGCACCTCAAGGTTCTTGGCATCTTTGCCCGGCTCTTTCATCGTGATGGCAAAAATGGGTACCTGAAAGACATCCCATTGGTTTTGGAATACGCAATAGCAACAGCAAATCGCTACATTGAACTAAAACCATTAGCTCGCATTTTGGAATCCACGCGCACCAACCAAGAATAA
- the murU gene encoding N-acetylmuramate alpha-1-phosphate uridylyltransferase MurU gives MGKSDLLPCLLLAAGRGERMRPLTDNLPKPLLTIKNKSLLAWHLDALSRAGLQNVVINHAWLGNKIEATLRSGEEFGVRIEYSPEGTALETAGGIAKALPLLQPEDYFLVINGDVFSPNLPINKILEKVAILRSDPNIPMAHLLMVPNPVQNPEGDFFLENAQISSRDLGAGEKLTFSGIGLYHKDLFKDLAIGTPAKLAPLLRVAMEQNKVTGEKYVGPWHDVGTPQRLQELNAAYE, from the coding sequence ATGGGTAAAAGCGATCTTCTTCCTTGTCTTTTGCTTGCCGCAGGCAGGGGTGAGCGCATGCGCCCACTCACAGATAATCTACCTAAGCCCTTGCTCACTATCAAAAACAAATCACTACTTGCATGGCACCTAGATGCACTGTCCAGGGCTGGACTCCAAAATGTTGTCATCAACCATGCATGGTTGGGCAACAAAATAGAGGCGACCCTGAGATCGGGAGAGGAATTCGGCGTACGAATTGAATACTCACCAGAAGGAACCGCATTAGAAACCGCTGGTGGAATTGCAAAGGCTTTACCACTTCTTCAACCAGAAGATTATTTTTTGGTGATAAATGGCGATGTATTTAGCCCTAATTTACCCATAAATAAAATCTTGGAAAAAGTCGCCATATTGAGATCTGACCCGAACATACCCATGGCACATCTTTTGATGGTTCCAAATCCAGTACAGAATCCTGAGGGTGATTTTTTCTTGGAGAACGCGCAAATAAGCTCTCGAGACTTGGGTGCGGGTGAAAAACTGACTTTCTCTGGAATCGGCCTCTATCACAAGGATTTATTCAAGGATCTGGCAATAGGTACGCCAGCTAAATTAGCACCCCTCCTGCGTGTAGCTATGGAGCAAAATAAAGTGACTGGTGAAAAATATGTCGGTCCGTGGCACGATGTAGGTACACCGCAACGCTTACAAGAGCTCAATGCAGCATATGAATAA
- a CDS encoding aminopeptidase P N-terminal domain-containing protein: MNKTDIYQLRRNTLAKQIFNKTGGGIAVIATAPELRRNRDSEFPYRHDSDFFYLTGFEEPGSTLVMNIIANGKGFELESHLFCRPKDLEREIWDGIRLGPEAAPKALGIEFAHSNQDLDQKLGELLADQTAVFVRLAESAEADRRIRHWMKQVRGQARSGINPPTEFHDVEALIHEMRLFKDAHEIDIMRRAAAISARAHIRAMQACKPGMREYQLEAELLHEFRNSGSQSVAYNSIVAGGANSCILHYRAGSTELRSGELCLIDAGCELDGYASDITRTFPVNGKFTGPQRALYNITLAAQEAAIAATKSGNTFMQPHDAALKVLTQGLLDEKLLKLAEVGSLENAIETGAYRRFYMHRTSHWLGMDVHDVGSYRESINSNQDEKPWRILKSGMVITIEPGLYVRPADDIDEAFWNIGIRIEDDAVINDSGCELISRGAPVKVDEIEALMKNS, encoded by the coding sequence ATGAATAAAACAGATATTTATCAGCTACGCAGAAATACATTAGCCAAACAAATTTTTAACAAGACTGGTGGTGGCATTGCTGTTATTGCAACGGCGCCTGAGCTTAGACGCAATCGCGATAGTGAATTTCCCTATCGCCATGACAGCGACTTTTTCTACCTAACGGGATTTGAAGAGCCTGGTTCAACCTTAGTGATGAATATCATCGCCAATGGAAAAGGTTTTGAACTCGAATCTCATTTATTTTGTAGACCTAAAGATCTTGAGCGAGAAATCTGGGATGGTATTCGCTTAGGTCCAGAGGCCGCACCAAAAGCTTTGGGTATTGAGTTTGCTCACAGCAATCAAGATCTGGATCAAAAACTGGGTGAATTATTGGCAGACCAAACCGCAGTTTTTGTGCGATTAGCAGAAAGTGCAGAAGCTGATCGACGCATACGCCACTGGATGAAGCAAGTACGTGGACAAGCCCGAAGCGGCATTAATCCACCAACAGAATTTCATGATGTCGAAGCGTTGATTCATGAAATGCGATTATTCAAAGATGCTCATGAAATTGATATTATGCGTCGCGCTGCGGCAATCTCTGCACGCGCCCATATACGGGCAATGCAAGCCTGCAAACCGGGCATGCGTGAATACCAACTCGAAGCTGAATTACTTCACGAGTTTCGTAATAGTGGCTCACAAAGCGTGGCCTACAACAGCATTGTTGCGGGAGGGGCTAACTCTTGCATTCTGCACTATCGCGCAGGATCAACTGAATTACGCAGTGGTGAGCTTTGTTTAATTGATGCTGGCTGCGAATTAGATGGCTATGCATCTGACATCACGCGTACATTTCCCGTCAACGGAAAATTTACTGGGCCTCAGCGGGCGCTCTATAACATTACCCTAGCAGCACAAGAAGCTGCTATTGCAGCAACCAAGTCTGGCAATACATTCATGCAACCCCATGATGCTGCACTCAAAGTCCTTACCCAAGGTTTGCTCGATGAAAAACTTCTCAAGCTGGCTGAAGTGGGCTCTCTAGAGAATGCTATTGAGACTGGAGCCTATCGTCGCTTCTATATGCACCGTACTTCCCATTGGTTGGGCATGGATGTTCATGACGTAGGTTCTTATCGTGAATCCATCAACTCTAATCAAGATGAAAAGCCTTGGCGCATTCTCAAAAGCGGTATGGTAATTACCATCGAACCAGGCCTATATGTCAGGCCGGCAGATGATATTGATGAAGCATTTTGGAATATCGGCATCCGCATCGAAGATGATGCCGTTATCAATGACTCCGGTTGTGAATTGATCTCTCGTGGCGCTCCAGTCAAGGTAGATGAAATTGAAGCACTCATGAAAAACAGCTGA
- a CDS encoding FAD-dependent monooxygenase, with protein MSTNDYDILIHGGGPVGLACAAWILQKFPEAKLTLLDRNPVKDEDLINADSRGIALSHGSKLLLDTIDAWPTDCADIHRVHVSQAGRFGRALMTREELKQEALGHIIRYRDIHITLRQALRKIKANSPNFVWEHIDSNVDHVPMNARCVVHAEGGLFKKQDWVESGRDYGQSALVGLVEVENAIPHQAWERFTAEGPLAVLPSHYGDNILNLVWCGSPEPSKDRLQLSEQDFLASLQKEFGSRIGRFLKIQDRRLYELGLNYRKQITKDNEVWIGNAAQTLHPVAGQGLNLGLRDAFLLAEKLAGLFSSSVENQTLVQIQDALENYAQSRKADRTTTIGLTDFMARVFTSNLAPIVVARGLALSALQWLPPIKTALARQMMFGRR; from the coding sequence ATGAGCACAAATGACTATGACATCTTGATTCATGGTGGTGGGCCTGTTGGTCTTGCCTGTGCAGCATGGATCTTACAGAAATTTCCCGAAGCTAAACTCACGCTACTAGATCGCAATCCCGTCAAGGACGAAGATCTTATAAACGCAGATAGCAGGGGTATTGCTCTATCACATGGAAGCAAACTCCTGCTGGATACGATCGATGCGTGGCCAACAGATTGTGCTGACATTCATCGTGTTCATGTTTCACAAGCTGGCCGCTTTGGTCGGGCACTCATGACTCGCGAAGAGCTTAAGCAAGAGGCCCTTGGTCATATTATTCGCTATCGCGATATTCACATTACTCTTCGTCAGGCCCTAAGAAAGATTAAAGCAAATAGTCCAAATTTCGTTTGGGAACACATTGATAGCAATGTTGATCACGTACCCATGAATGCCCGCTGTGTGGTGCATGCAGAGGGTGGTCTATTCAAAAAACAAGATTGGGTCGAATCCGGAAGAGACTATGGACAATCGGCTTTAGTGGGCTTAGTAGAGGTAGAAAATGCTATACCTCATCAGGCTTGGGAGCGTTTTACAGCAGAAGGGCCCTTAGCAGTGCTGCCAAGTCACTATGGTGACAATATTCTTAATCTCGTTTGGTGCGGATCACCCGAGCCATCAAAAGATCGCTTACAACTCAGCGAACAAGATTTTCTAGCTTCCCTACAAAAAGAATTTGGTTCGCGTATCGGACGTTTTCTTAAAATTCAAGATCGTCGATTGTATGAACTTGGTTTGAACTACCGCAAGCAAATTACAAAAGACAATGAAGTCTGGATTGGTAACGCTGCGCAAACTTTGCATCCGGTTGCAGGACAAGGTTTAAACCTGGGCTTACGTGATGCTTTCTTGCTCGCTGAAAAATTGGCAGGTCTTTTTTCAAGTTCAGTGGAAAATCAAACGCTAGTGCAAATTCAAGATGCCCTTGAAAATTATGCGCAAAGCCGAAAAGCAGATAGAACAACGACGATTGGTTTGACAGACTTTATGGCGCGAGTTTTCACCTCAAATCTTGCCCCAATAGTAGTAGCTCGTGGATTGGCTTTATCAGCCCTTCAGTGGCTTCCACCCATAAAGACAGCCTTAGCCCGCCAGATGATGTTTGGCAGGCGCTAA
- the dusB gene encoding tRNA dihydrouridine synthase DusB, giving the protein MKIGSHTLSNRLFVAPMAGVTDRPFRQLCKRLGAGYAVSEMVASNALLWKSEKTQRRTNHIGEFKPIAVQIAGADPAMMAAAAKINVDHGAQIIDINMGCPAKKVCNVAAGSALLRDEPLVQQILDAVVNAVGIGPDAVPVTLKIRTGWDREHKNAIEIARLAEQSGISMLTVHGRTRADLYHGEAEYETITAVKNNVNIPVVANGDINTPEKAQFVLETTGADAVMIGRAAQGRPWIFREINYFLETGGKLPTPEINEIQGIMNAHLLDHYEFYGEHIGLRTARKHIGWYCKGLRDSHSFRQRMNTADDCKTQLQMVNDFFDEMKSHSDRLLFLEAA; this is encoded by the coding sequence ATGAAGATTGGCTCACACACCCTGTCAAATAGACTTTTTGTCGCCCCTATGGCTGGGGTAACAGACCGCCCGTTTAGGCAACTTTGTAAAAGATTGGGTGCTGGTTATGCCGTCTCAGAAATGGTGGCATCGAACGCCCTCCTCTGGAAAAGCGAAAAAACCCAACGTCGCACAAATCATATTGGTGAGTTCAAACCAATCGCAGTTCAAATTGCTGGCGCAGATCCCGCGATGATGGCTGCGGCTGCAAAAATTAATGTAGACCACGGCGCACAAATTATTGATATCAATATGGGATGCCCAGCAAAGAAAGTTTGCAATGTTGCAGCAGGCTCAGCCTTGTTGCGTGATGAACCACTGGTGCAACAAATTTTAGATGCAGTTGTAAATGCGGTTGGCATCGGCCCAGATGCAGTACCTGTCACTTTAAAAATTCGCACTGGCTGGGATCGTGAACATAAAAATGCAATTGAGATTGCACGCCTTGCAGAACAATCTGGCATCTCTATGCTTACCGTTCATGGTCGTACACGCGCAGATCTTTATCACGGTGAAGCAGAGTACGAAACGATCACTGCCGTTAAGAATAATGTCAATATTCCCGTGGTTGCAAATGGTGATATCAACACACCTGAAAAAGCACAGTTTGTTTTAGAGACTACTGGTGCTGATGCGGTCATGATTGGACGTGCCGCTCAAGGGCGCCCTTGGATCTTCCGTGAAATTAACTATTTCCTAGAGACTGGTGGCAAACTGCCCACACCAGAAATCAATGAGATTCAGGGCATCATGAATGCTCATCTCTTGGATCACTATGAGTTCTATGGTGAGCATATTGGCCTACGTACAGCCCGTAAGCACATCGGCTGGTACTGCAAAGGATTACGCGACTCACATAGTTTCCGTCAACGCATGAATACTGCAGATGACTGCAAAACCCAATTGCAAATGGTCAATGATTTTTTCGATGAGATGAAATCTCACTCCGACCGTTTACTTTTTTTAGAAGCAGCTTAA
- a CDS encoding helix-turn-helix domain-containing protein yields the protein MTNKHPITECIETQLQGYLNDLKGTPPNDIYQMVLAVVEKPMLELVMQHAKQNQSLAAQYLGINRNTLHKKLVEHQLLK from the coding sequence ATGACCAATAAGCATCCCATTACCGAATGTATTGAAACGCAACTACAAGGCTATCTCAATGACCTTAAAGGTACGCCCCCGAACGACATCTATCAAATGGTATTAGCGGTTGTTGAAAAACCAATGCTTGAGCTTGTCATGCAGCATGCTAAACAAAATCAATCCTTAGCTGCCCAGTACCTCGGCATCAACCGCAATACCTTGCATAAAAAACTTGTAGAACACCAGCTGCTTAAATAA
- the purH gene encoding bifunctional phosphoribosylaminoimidazolecarboxamide formyltransferase/IMP cyclohydrolase: MIRTALISVSDKNGIVPFAKALHEQGIKLISTGGTAKLLAENNLPVVEVSTLTKFPEMLDGRVKTLHPMVHGGLLARRDFPEHMAALKEHGIDTIDMLVINLYPFNETVAKENCSFEDAVENIDIGGPAMLRAAAKNHQDVTVLISPEDYAPVLAEMKANKNTVSYKTNLALAKKVFAHTAQYDGAIANYLSALGDDLDHKARSPYPKTLHLAFEKVQEMRYGENPHQSAAFYKDILPVEGALANYKQLQGKELSYNNIADADSAWECVKSFTGNAGGAAACVIIKHANPCGVAVGGTALEAYQKAFKTDPSSAFGGIIAFNVPCDGTAAQEISKQFVEVLIAPSFSDEAKAIFAAKQNVRLLEIPLGTAFNTFDFKRIGGGLLVQSPDAKNVLQSEMRVVSQRQPTPSEMNDMMFAWRVAKFVKSNAIVYCANGMTLGIGAGQMSRVDSARMASIKAENAGLSLKGSAVASDAFFPFRDGLDVVVNGGASCAIQPGGSMRDDEIIAAANEHGIAMIFTGTRHFRH; the protein is encoded by the coding sequence ATGATCCGTACTGCACTCATCTCCGTCTCTGATAAAAATGGCATCGTGCCTTTTGCTAAAGCCCTCCATGAGCAAGGCATCAAATTGATATCTACTGGAGGTACTGCAAAGCTTTTAGCTGAAAACAACTTGCCTGTAGTCGAAGTTTCAACATTGACCAAATTCCCAGAGATGCTGGATGGTCGCGTAAAGACACTTCACCCAATGGTGCATGGCGGTTTATTGGCTCGCAGAGACTTTCCAGAGCATATGGCAGCGCTTAAAGAGCATGGCATAGACACCATCGATATGCTAGTGATCAACCTCTACCCATTTAACGAAACTGTTGCAAAAGAAAATTGTTCTTTTGAGGATGCTGTTGAAAATATCGATATTGGTGGCCCTGCCATGCTGCGTGCTGCCGCAAAGAATCACCAAGATGTCACCGTGCTGATCTCTCCAGAAGATTACGCTCCAGTGTTGGCAGAAATGAAAGCTAACAAGAATACAGTTTCATACAAAACGAATTTAGCATTGGCTAAAAAAGTATTTGCCCATACTGCGCAATACGATGGTGCGATCGCCAATTACCTCTCCGCACTGGGTGACGACCTAGATCACAAAGCTCGGTCTCCTTACCCAAAAACCTTGCATCTTGCTTTTGAAAAAGTTCAAGAGATGCGTTACGGCGAGAACCCACACCAGTCTGCAGCCTTCTATAAAGATATCCTTCCAGTCGAGGGTGCACTTGCGAACTACAAGCAATTGCAAGGAAAAGAACTCTCTTACAACAATATTGCTGATGCTGACTCTGCCTGGGAATGCGTTAAAAGCTTTACTGGTAATGCTGGTGGGGCTGCTGCCTGTGTCATCATCAAACATGCTAATCCTTGTGGGGTAGCCGTAGGGGGAACAGCACTAGAGGCTTATCAAAAGGCCTTCAAAACTGACCCTAGTTCAGCATTTGGCGGCATTATTGCTTTTAACGTTCCATGCGATGGAACTGCTGCCCAAGAGATCTCCAAGCAATTTGTAGAAGTATTGATTGCTCCTAGCTTCAGCGATGAAGCAAAAGCCATCTTTGCTGCCAAACAAAACGTTCGCCTCCTAGAAATTCCACTTGGTACCGCATTTAATACATTTGACTTCAAACGTATTGGCGGGGGCTTGTTAGTTCAATCACCTGATGCGAAAAATGTTCTGCAAAGTGAGATGCGTGTCGTTAGCCAAAGACAGCCTACCCCAAGCGAAATGAATGACATGATGTTCGCCTGGCGTGTTGCCAAGTTTGTGAAATCCAATGCAATTGTGTATTGTGCCAATGGCATGACCTTAGGCATTGGTGCTGGTCAAATGAGTCGAGTTGACTCAGCACGCATGGCTAGCATTAAGGCTGAAAATGCTGGCTTAAGCCTTAAAGGCTCAGCAGTTGCCAGTGATGCCTTTTTTCCATTCCGGGATGGTTTGGATGTGGTTGTTAACGGTGGTGCAAGTTGCGCCATTCAGCCAGGCGGTAGCATGCGTGATGATGAAATCATTGCTGCAGCGAATGAGCATGGCATTGCCATGATCTTTACTGGCACGCGGCACTTCCGTCATTAA
- the ruvC gene encoding crossover junction endodeoxyribonuclease RuvC encodes MRWIGIDPGLRTTGFGVIDVEGQKLTYVASGTIESGDPAKGLPERLGALYAGVKEVLETYHPESAAIEEVFLNVNPRSTLMLGQARGAVIAALVSEKLPVAEYSALRVKQAIVGTGRAAKPQVQEMVKRLLRLNRAPGTDASDALGVAICAAHHAQIPKAITAALVPKKRSK; translated from the coding sequence ATGCGTTGGATTGGAATCGACCCAGGCTTACGTACCACCGGTTTCGGTGTTATTGATGTTGAGGGCCAAAAACTAACATACGTAGCATCTGGGACGATTGAGAGTGGCGATCCAGCTAAAGGCTTGCCAGAACGTCTAGGCGCTCTGTATGCAGGCGTTAAAGAAGTTCTAGAAACCTATCATCCAGAATCAGCAGCAATTGAGGAAGTCTTCTTAAACGTGAACCCCCGTTCAACGCTAATGCTGGGTCAAGCGAGAGGCGCAGTCATTGCTGCCCTCGTCTCAGAAAAGCTCCCCGTTGCTGAATATAGCGCCCTGCGGGTAAAGCAAGCGATTGTGGGTACTGGTCGTGCAGCCAAACCTCAAGTACAAGAAATGGTCAAACGCTTACTCAGACTCAATCGCGCTCCCGGCACAGATGCCTCTGATGCATTGGGTGTTGCCATTTGCGCCGCTCATCACGCTCAGATTCCAAAAGCAATTACAGCGGCCTTGGTACCCAAAAAACGTAGTAAGTAA
- the ruvA gene encoding Holliday junction branch migration protein RuvA, whose amino-acid sequence MIGRIQGILVSVHPPRLLVDCQGIGYEVDVPMSTLYQLPQAGQKITLLTHFQVREDAQQLFGFATETEREAFRQLIKISGVGSRTALAVLSGMSVNELAQAITLQEAGRLTQVPGIGKKTAERLCLELKGKLAPDLGITAGKPQTLDANSEVLQALLALGYSEKEALLALKQIPPDTNVSDGIRMGLKYLSKA is encoded by the coding sequence ATGATTGGTCGCATACAAGGTATCCTCGTTTCAGTTCACCCACCTCGCCTCTTGGTGGATTGCCAAGGCATTGGCTATGAAGTCGATGTACCCATGAGCACCTTGTATCAATTGCCGCAAGCAGGTCAAAAAATTACCCTTCTCACTCACTTCCAGGTACGTGAAGATGCTCAGCAACTGTTTGGTTTTGCAACTGAAACTGAGCGTGAGGCATTTAGACAGCTTATCAAAATCAGTGGCGTTGGCTCTAGGACTGCATTAGCAGTTCTCTCGGGCATGAGCGTGAATGAATTGGCTCAAGCAATTACCCTTCAAGAAGCTGGTCGCCTCACACAAGTCCCCGGAATCGGAAAAAAGACAGCTGAGCGTCTTTGCCTAGAGCTCAAAGGCAAATTAGCACCAGACTTAGGCATCACAGCTGGCAAACCTCAAACATTGGATGCTAATAGCGAAGTACTGCAAGCCCTCTTAGCTCTTGGCTACTCAGAAAAAGAAGCATTACTAGCACTCAAGCAAATTCCGCCAGATACCAATGTGTCAGATGGCATCCGCATGGGCTTAAAGTATTTATCTAAAGCCTGA
- the ruvB gene encoding Holliday junction branch migration DNA helicase RuvB, with product MAIHTDDLSSIPEDLPEGNDRIVSGAAGNAEAVFERALRPKQLDEYVGQTKARAQLEIFISATRARQEALDHVLLFGPPGLGKTTLAHIIARELGVNLRQTSGPVLDRPGDLAALLTNLEANDVLFIDEIHRLSPVVEEILYPALEDYSLDIMIGEGPAARSVKIDLKPFTLIGATTRAGMLTNPLRDRFGIVARLEFYTTEELTKIINRSASLLKANIDPEGSIEIAKRARGTPRIANRLLRRVRDYAEVKGTGTITKVMADAALKMLDVDPSGFDVMDRKLLEAILHKFDGGPVGIDNLAAAIGEERDTIEDVLEPYLIQQGYLQRTSRGRIATRQAYEHFGLTPPSSSANLDI from the coding sequence ATGGCAATACATACCGATGACCTGAGCTCTATTCCTGAAGATTTGCCAGAGGGAAACGACCGTATCGTGAGCGGCGCTGCAGGTAATGCTGAGGCTGTTTTTGAAAGAGCATTGCGCCCAAAACAACTCGACGAGTATGTTGGCCAAACGAAGGCTCGCGCCCAATTAGAAATTTTTATTAGTGCTACCAGAGCACGTCAAGAAGCACTTGATCACGTCCTCTTATTTGGACCTCCAGGACTTGGCAAAACTACACTTGCTCATATCATCGCGCGTGAGCTAGGTGTGAACTTGCGCCAAACTAGCGGACCAGTTCTCGATAGGCCTGGTGATCTCGCTGCATTACTAACCAATTTAGAGGCTAATGATGTGCTCTTTATTGATGAGATTCATAGACTCTCGCCAGTTGTAGAAGAGATCCTGTATCCAGCGCTTGAGGACTATAGCCTTGACATCATGATTGGTGAAGGTCCCGCTGCCCGTAGCGTCAAGATTGACCTCAAGCCCTTTACCCTGATCGGCGCAACAACCCGTGCCGGCATGTTGACCAATCCATTGCGTGATCGTTTTGGGATTGTGGCAAGACTTGAGTTCTACACCACGGAAGAGCTCACTAAAATCATCAATCGCTCAGCGAGCTTGCTTAAAGCAAACATTGACCCAGAAGGATCAATAGAAATTGCTAAACGTGCCCGCGGCACCCCACGTATTGCTAACCGCCTATTGCGCCGTGTTCGTGACTATGCGGAAGTGAAGGGCACCGGAACAATCACCAAAGTAATGGCTGATGCTGCACTCAAGATGTTGGATGTTGATCCGAGTGGTTTTGATGTGATGGATAGAAAATTACTCGAAGCCATCTTGCACAAGTTTGATGGTGGCCCAGTTGGTATTGATAATCTAGCAGCCGCCATAGGCGAAGAACGTGACACTATTGAAGATGTCTTAGAACCCTACCTTATTCAACAAGGTTATTTACAGAGAACCTCGCGCGGCCGTATCGCAACTCGCCAGGCTTATGAGCACTTTGGCTTAACGCCGCCTAGTAGCTCTGCAAATTTGGATATTTAA